From Roseovarius nanhaiticus, one genomic window encodes:
- a CDS encoding IS91 family transposase: MARPKLEIADIFRAHGPAWRRANAGHVSLCQLKVMSAIEACRTEALGGHVAGCTKCGHHHIAYNSFKNRHCPKCQGPAARDWMDARAEDLLPVEYFHVVFTLPAEIARVAYWNKRAVYGLLFKSSAQTVMTIAADPKRMGARVGMTSVLHTWGSALTHHPHVHMIVPGGGLSPGGSRWIACRPGFFLHVRVLSRLFRRLFLDGLMDLHRAGKLTFFGNLEGLAEADTFASWLAPFRKSEWVVYAKPPFGGPEAVLAYLSRYTHRVAISNARLVSADADIVAFRWKDYRIKRGDRQRVMRLATHELIRRFLIHVLPNGFHRIRHYGLLASSTRKANLPKIRALLCLQRPEDTVAPSAEAEAAPLTLREPCPCYGGPMRIIEILRRGQKPMSRAPPRERSA, from the coding sequence AAGCTGGAGATCGCTGACATCTTTCGCGCTCATGGCCCTGCATGGCGGCGGGCCAATGCAGGGCATGTCAGCCTGTGTCAGCTCAAGGTAATGTCGGCGATCGAGGCCTGCCGGACCGAGGCGCTCGGCGGGCATGTGGCGGGCTGCACCAAATGCGGCCACCACCACATCGCCTACAATTCCTTCAAGAACCGGCACTGCCCGAAGTGTCAGGGGCCGGCGGCACGCGACTGGATGGATGCGCGCGCCGAGGATCTGTTGCCGGTCGAGTATTTCCATGTCGTCTTCACGCTGCCAGCAGAGATTGCCCGGGTCGCCTATTGGAACAAGCGGGCGGTCTACGGCCTGCTGTTCAAATCTTCGGCGCAAACGGTGATGACCATCGCCGCCGATCCCAAGCGCATGGGCGCGCGGGTCGGCATGACCAGCGTGTTGCACACCTGGGGATCGGCGCTGACGCACCACCCGCATGTCCACATGATCGTTCCCGGTGGCGGCCTGTCGCCGGGCGGGAGCCGCTGGATCGCCTGCCGCCCTGGCTTCTTCCTGCATGTGCGGGTGCTGTCCCGCCTGTTCCGGCGCCTGTTTCTGGATGGGCTAATGGACCTGCACCGCGCGGGCAAACTCACCTTCTTCGGTAATCTCGAAGGGCTGGCTGAAGCAGATACATTCGCTTCTTGGCTCGCCCCGTTCCGCAAATCCGAATGGGTGGTCTACGCCAAACCGCCCTTCGGTGGCCCCGAGGCGGTGCTGGCCTACCTGAGCCGCTATACCCACCGGGTGGCGATCTCGAACGCCCGCCTGGTCAGCGCTGATGCCGATATCGTGGCCTTCCGCTGGAAGGATTACCGCATAAAGCGCGGGGATCGCCAGAGGGTGATGCGGCTGGCCACCCACGAGTTAATCCGCCGCTTTCTCATCCACGTCCTCCCGAACGGCTTCCACCGTATCCGGCACTACGGCCTGCTGGCCAGTTCGACCCGCAAGGCCAACCTTCCGAAGATCCGCGCCTTGCTCTGCCTACAACGCCCAGAAGACACCGTTGCGCCAAGTGCCGAGGCGGAGGCCGCCCCGCTCACCCTGCGCGAGCCATGCCCCTGCTATGGCGGCCCCATGCGCATCATCGAGATCCTCCGGCGCGGGCAGAAACCGATGTCGCGCGCACCACCCAGGGAACGGTCCGCATGA